The following coding sequences lie in one Myxococcus xanthus genomic window:
- the uvrA gene encoding excinuclease ABC subunit UvrA, which translates to MSEPDVISLRGAKEHNLKNVSLDIPKKKLVVFTGVSGSGKSSLAFDTLYAEGQRRYVESLSAYARQFLGQMEKPKYDTIRGLSPTISIEQKAASNNPRSTVGTVTEVHDYLRVLYASIGVQHCPNCGVKVGKQSAQQIVDEILKAPAGTKLQVLAPLVTNRKGEHKDLLAEAQKRGFSRARIDGALKSLEERIELDKKSKHDIALVIDRVVLKPDVKTRLTDSVETALREGKGTLIITDEKGTLASDRVMSELNACSKCGLSFGDLTPASFSFNNPLGMCTDCNGLGTKPEMDPDLIVPDTSRSIRDGAIEPWAGSMNRGEGWTADFVESLAKAFKIDLDVPYAKLTKREKDTLMYGANGKSFTVAWGEGGKYKMEWEGLVERMMRNFKTTTSEARRTELQKYFSDKPCPSCKGERLKPESRAVKVHGRSIVELSRLTISDSLGFLGDMALSAHERKIATELLKEIRSRLSFLVDVGLGYLMLDRTASTLSGGESQRIRLASQMGSELTGVIYILDEPSIGLHQRDNGKLLLTLKRLRDLGNSVIVVEHDEETMEEADWLVDFGPGAGELGGQVVAQGTPEQVMANEASSTGAYLSGRQEIEIPQERRKPDPKRKLVIQGAQENNLKNVDAEIPLGVFSAITGVSGAGKSTLINEILFPALARHLYESRESPGKHKAVLGMEHLDKVIDIDQRPIGRTPRSNPATYTKLFDNIREVFAMTPEARAFGYGPGRFSFNIKGGRCEACEGDGVKLVEMHFLADVYVPCEVCAGKRFNEATLRVRYKGKNIAEVLDMSVREAMEHFGAHRDIMRVLQTLHDVGLGYIRLGQPSPTLSGGEAQRIKLARELARVATGRTLYILDEPTTGLHFEDIRKLLSVLNRLVEAGNSVLVIEHNLDVIKSADWLIDLGPEGGAGGGRILAAGTPEQVAEVEGSHTGRYLGHVLTKARRARVGVRVDDPVPVKKGARG; encoded by the coding sequence ATGTCCGAGCCCGACGTCATTTCCCTCAGAGGCGCCAAGGAGCACAACCTCAAGAACGTCTCCTTGGACATTCCCAAGAAAAAGCTCGTCGTCTTCACCGGCGTGTCTGGTTCGGGCAAGAGCTCGCTCGCCTTCGACACCCTCTACGCGGAAGGCCAGCGCCGCTACGTGGAGAGCCTCTCCGCCTATGCACGGCAGTTCCTGGGGCAGATGGAGAAGCCGAAGTACGACACCATTCGCGGCCTGTCGCCCACCATCTCCATCGAGCAGAAGGCGGCCAGCAACAACCCCCGCTCCACGGTGGGCACCGTCACGGAAGTACACGACTATCTGCGCGTACTTTATGCCTCCATCGGGGTGCAGCACTGCCCCAACTGTGGCGTGAAGGTGGGCAAGCAGAGCGCGCAGCAGATTGTCGATGAAATCCTCAAGGCCCCCGCGGGCACCAAGCTCCAGGTGCTGGCGCCGCTGGTGACGAACCGCAAGGGCGAGCACAAGGACCTGCTCGCCGAGGCCCAGAAGCGCGGCTTCTCCCGTGCCCGCATCGACGGCGCGCTCAAGAGCCTGGAGGAGCGCATCGAGTTGGACAAGAAGTCCAAGCACGACATCGCGCTCGTCATCGACCGCGTGGTGCTCAAGCCGGACGTGAAGACGCGCCTCACCGACTCCGTGGAGACGGCGCTGCGAGAAGGCAAGGGCACGCTCATCATCACCGACGAGAAGGGCACGCTCGCCTCCGACCGGGTGATGTCCGAGCTCAATGCCTGCTCCAAGTGTGGCCTGTCCTTCGGTGATTTGACGCCCGCGTCCTTCTCCTTCAACAACCCCCTGGGGATGTGCACGGACTGCAACGGTCTGGGCACCAAGCCGGAGATGGACCCGGACCTCATCGTCCCGGACACGTCACGCAGCATCCGCGATGGCGCCATCGAACCGTGGGCCGGCAGCATGAACCGCGGCGAGGGCTGGACAGCCGACTTCGTGGAGAGCCTGGCCAAGGCCTTCAAGATTGATCTGGACGTGCCCTACGCGAAGCTGACCAAGCGTGAGAAGGACACGCTGATGTACGGCGCCAATGGCAAGTCCTTCACCGTCGCGTGGGGCGAGGGCGGCAAGTACAAGATGGAATGGGAGGGCCTGGTCGAGCGCATGATGCGCAACTTCAAGACGACCACCTCCGAGGCGCGCCGCACCGAGCTCCAGAAGTACTTCAGCGACAAGCCCTGCCCGTCCTGCAAGGGCGAGCGCCTGAAGCCGGAGAGCCGCGCGGTGAAGGTGCACGGGCGAAGCATCGTCGAGCTGAGCCGGCTGACCATCTCCGACTCGCTGGGCTTCCTGGGCGACATGGCCCTGTCCGCGCACGAGCGGAAGATCGCCACCGAGCTGCTGAAGGAGATTCGCAGCCGCCTGTCCTTCCTGGTGGACGTGGGCCTGGGCTACCTGATGCTGGACCGCACCGCGTCCACGCTGTCAGGCGGTGAGAGCCAGCGCATCCGGCTGGCGTCGCAGATGGGCAGTGAGCTGACGGGCGTCATCTACATCCTGGATGAGCCCTCCATCGGCCTGCACCAGCGCGACAACGGCAAGCTGCTGCTGACGCTCAAGCGCCTGCGGGACTTGGGCAACTCCGTCATCGTCGTGGAGCACGACGAGGAGACGATGGAGGAGGCGGACTGGCTGGTGGACTTCGGTCCGGGCGCGGGCGAGCTGGGCGGCCAGGTGGTGGCCCAGGGCACGCCGGAGCAGGTCATGGCGAACGAGGCCAGCTCCACCGGCGCGTACCTCTCCGGGCGGCAGGAAATCGAGATTCCGCAGGAGCGCCGCAAGCCGGACCCGAAGCGCAAGCTGGTCATCCAGGGGGCGCAGGAGAACAACCTGAAGAACGTGGACGCGGAGATTCCGCTGGGCGTCTTCAGCGCGATTACCGGCGTGTCCGGCGCGGGCAAGTCCACGCTCATCAACGAGATTCTCTTCCCGGCCCTGGCGCGGCACCTCTACGAGAGCCGTGAATCCCCGGGCAAGCACAAGGCCGTGCTGGGCATGGAGCACCTGGACAAGGTCATCGACATCGACCAGCGCCCCATCGGCCGCACGCCGCGCAGCAACCCGGCCACGTACACCAAGCTCTTCGACAACATCCGCGAGGTGTTCGCGATGACGCCCGAGGCGCGCGCGTTCGGCTACGGGCCGGGCCGCTTCAGCTTCAACATCAAGGGCGGCCGCTGCGAGGCATGCGAAGGCGACGGAGTGAAGCTGGTGGAGATGCATTTCCTGGCGGACGTCTACGTGCCCTGCGAGGTGTGCGCCGGCAAGCGCTTCAACGAGGCCACCCTGCGCGTGCGCTACAAGGGGAAGAACATCGCCGAGGTGCTCGATATGAGCGTGCGCGAGGCGATGGAGCACTTCGGCGCTCACCGCGACATCATGCGTGTGCTGCAGACGCTCCATGACGTCGGTCTGGGCTACATCCGCCTGGGGCAGCCCTCCCCCACCCTGTCCGGCGGCGAGGCCCAGCGCATCAAGCTGGCCCGCGAGCTGGCGCGCGTGGCCACCGGGCGCACCCTCTACATCCTCGACGAGCCCACCACCGGCCTGCACTTCGAGGACATCCGCAAGCTGCTGTCCGTGCTCAACCGGCTGGTGGAGGCGGGCAACAGCGTGCTCGTCATCGAGCACAACCTGGACGTCATCAAGAGCGCGGATTGGCTCATCGACCTGGGCCCCGAGGGCGGCGCGGGCGGCGGCAGGATTCTGGCCGCTGGCACGCCCGAGCAGGTCGCCGAGGTCGAAGGCAGCCACACCGGCCGCTACCTGGGCCACGTGCTCACCAAGGCCCGCCGGGCCCGCGTGGGCGTGCGTGTGGACGACCCGGTGCCCGTGAAGAAGGGCGCGCGGGGCTGA
- a CDS encoding POT family MFS transporter — MAQATAAQSSKFPPQIPFIIGNEACERFSFYGMRNILTVFLIDYLLRTQIPDNALREAEAKSLMHTFMAGVYFFPLIGGYLADRFFGKYRIILGLSLVYCLGHACLAVFENSVTGFFTGLALIAIGSGGIKPCVAAMVGDQFNESNSHLVKKVFAIFYWTINFGSFFASLFIPLLLKHFGPSVAFGIPGVLMFIATFIFWAGRHKYVRVPATGANPHSFFKVVASALRNRGQGGGWLDGAKREHPEEAVDGVKAVFKVSALLLPFVPFFWMLFDQKASTWVVQARSMDPQVGPFTFQASQMQFVNPLLVMLLIPFLTAVVYPAFQRFGWELTPLRRMPLGLVIGALSFIIAGIFQVTMEGGTTLNIAWQILPYIVLTLGEILMSTTGLEFAYTQAPREMKGTIQSVWLVTNTLANVAVAITAKLNVFTGSGQFFFYAGFALVAAVGMALVARRYVVRDYYQTSAPVPTEERTAAGVTPGSAKSA; from the coding sequence ATGGCCCAGGCAACCGCCGCGCAGAGCAGCAAGTTCCCGCCGCAAATCCCCTTCATCATCGGCAACGAGGCGTGTGAGCGCTTCAGCTTCTACGGGATGCGGAACATCCTCACGGTGTTCCTCATCGACTACCTGCTGCGCACGCAGATACCGGACAACGCGCTGCGCGAGGCCGAAGCCAAGAGCCTGATGCACACGTTCATGGCGGGCGTGTACTTCTTCCCGCTCATCGGCGGCTACCTGGCGGACCGGTTCTTCGGGAAGTACCGCATCATCCTGGGGCTGAGCCTGGTGTACTGCCTGGGCCACGCGTGCCTCGCCGTCTTCGAGAACAGCGTCACGGGGTTCTTCACGGGCCTGGCGCTCATCGCCATTGGCAGTGGCGGCATCAAGCCCTGCGTGGCGGCAATGGTGGGGGACCAGTTCAACGAGTCCAACAGCCACCTGGTGAAGAAGGTCTTCGCCATCTTCTACTGGACCATCAACTTCGGCTCGTTCTTCGCGTCGCTGTTCATCCCCCTGCTGCTCAAGCACTTCGGGCCGTCGGTGGCCTTCGGCATCCCCGGGGTGCTGATGTTCATCGCGACGTTCATCTTCTGGGCGGGCCGTCACAAGTACGTCCGGGTGCCGGCGACGGGCGCCAATCCGCACAGCTTCTTCAAGGTGGTGGCCAGCGCGCTGCGCAACCGCGGCCAGGGCGGCGGCTGGCTGGACGGCGCGAAGCGGGAGCACCCCGAGGAGGCCGTGGACGGCGTGAAGGCGGTGTTCAAGGTGAGCGCGCTGCTGCTCCCCTTCGTGCCCTTCTTCTGGATGCTCTTCGACCAGAAGGCTTCGACGTGGGTGGTGCAGGCCCGGTCCATGGACCCGCAGGTGGGGCCGTTCACCTTCCAAGCCAGCCAGATGCAGTTCGTCAATCCGCTGCTGGTGATGCTGCTCATCCCCTTCCTGACGGCCGTCGTCTACCCGGCCTTCCAACGCTTCGGCTGGGAGCTGACGCCGCTGCGGCGCATGCCGCTGGGCCTGGTGATTGGCGCGCTGTCGTTCATCATCGCCGGCATCTTCCAGGTGACGATGGAGGGCGGCACGACGCTGAACATCGCGTGGCAGATTCTCCCGTACATCGTGCTGACGCTGGGCGAAATCCTGATGTCCACCACGGGCCTGGAGTTCGCGTACACGCAGGCCCCGCGTGAGATGAAGGGCACCATCCAGAGCGTGTGGCTGGTGACGAACACGCTGGCCAACGTGGCGGTGGCCATCACCGCGAAGCTCAACGTCTTCACGGGCTCCGGGCAGTTCTTCTTCTACGCCGGCTTCGCCCTGGTGGCCGCAGTGGGTATGGCCCTGGTGGCCCGCCGCTACGTGGTGCGCGACTACTACCAGACGTCCGCGCCCGTCCCCACCGAGGAGCGCACCGCCGCCGGTGTGACGCCCGGCTCGGCGAAGTCCGCGTAG
- a CDS encoding ATP-binding protein, with translation MTVPAELASAPSAPDTPELSVRMLRSVMLYYERTYGRDRLVRVWQREALPLTLAYVETLTNFVSVGFTERLFDVLDKDSGDPDFMTKAGRSIASPEAVGFLYYMMKALATPRSVYERALELDHTYNRVGGFHIDTLTDSRVQVRYVSRIRERDRNFCRARQGNLSAFPAIWNLPLAEVKELRCQVDGADCCEYDIRWQSLPPLAWRYIVGGMAGMVAGLLSGTLNLAPPIFAVSSLGMVGVAAGAWLDTRAALLRKDEKLSEQHQGLQTSLEDLQRRNEEIFAANKALEDRVAERTQELSEANTKLEASLTRQQELDRLKSEFFDNVSHELRTPLTLILLTLEALAKQAESLPAEVPPLVTNMERSAQRLLRLINNLLDLAQLESGKARLRYQPLELFGFLSTVVPPFHTMAERQGVTLRLEGGTVTPVHVDHERIDIVFQNLLGNALKFTQKGGVTVRVREDDLEVHVEVEDSGQGIAPQDIPVIFDRFSQADNSGTRRFGGSGIGLALVKETLELHAGGISVTSELGQGSVFHVRLPKGSAHIREDLRERRQAVMPVRRERRISGAFPSLEPTGADVLGAAPPPARDHAGPGPEAPRIMVVEDDPEIRSFLARLLAQHYRVLEAINGDDGRQRALRERPDLILSDVMMPVMSGLQMLTALRNDPQTVDIPVILLTARQEVAAKVEGLGTGANDYLGKPFSPNELLARIETQLRLREAAVRAAENERLAAIGLLTSGFAHEVRNPLNGLMNALLPLKDMLTVGTADVELSKAMLEVVEECGQRIRHLAESLLSFTRTSESPVVLSLDSSLDSTLSVLAWKVPPGVKVERAYHCGEPIRGNPGALNQVWLNLLDNALRAVGDKGRVRISTANTAEEAIVTIGDDGVGIRPEDMERLFQPFFSTRAAGEGTGLGLALSRRIIIQHGGSIALSSVPGEGTQVEVRLPLRPVAPRVTGGMPDLASEPRVGRLG, from the coding sequence TTGACCGTCCCCGCGGAACTGGCCTCCGCACCGTCAGCCCCCGACACACCCGAGCTGAGTGTCCGGATGCTGCGCAGCGTGATGTTGTACTACGAGCGGACCTACGGCCGGGACCGGCTGGTGCGGGTGTGGCAGCGCGAGGCGCTGCCGCTGACGTTGGCGTACGTGGAGACGCTCACCAACTTCGTCTCCGTGGGGTTCACCGAGCGGCTCTTCGACGTGCTCGACAAGGACTCCGGTGATCCGGACTTCATGACGAAGGCGGGGCGCAGCATCGCCAGTCCGGAGGCGGTGGGCTTCCTCTATTACATGATGAAGGCGCTGGCCACGCCGCGCAGCGTCTACGAGCGAGCGCTGGAGCTGGACCACACGTACAACCGCGTGGGCGGCTTCCACATCGACACGCTCACCGACTCGCGGGTGCAGGTGCGCTACGTCAGCCGCATCCGCGAAAGAGATCGCAACTTCTGCCGCGCGCGCCAGGGCAACCTGTCCGCGTTCCCCGCCATCTGGAACCTGCCCCTGGCGGAGGTGAAGGAGCTGCGCTGCCAGGTGGATGGGGCGGACTGCTGCGAGTACGACATCCGCTGGCAGAGCCTGCCGCCCCTGGCGTGGCGCTACATCGTGGGCGGCATGGCGGGCATGGTGGCCGGCCTGCTGTCGGGCACGTTGAACCTGGCGCCCCCCATCTTCGCGGTCAGCTCCCTGGGCATGGTGGGCGTGGCGGCGGGGGCGTGGCTGGACACGCGCGCGGCCCTGCTGCGCAAGGACGAGAAGCTGTCGGAGCAGCACCAGGGCCTGCAGACGTCCCTGGAGGACCTGCAGCGGCGCAACGAGGAGATCTTCGCCGCCAACAAGGCGCTCGAGGACCGCGTGGCCGAGCGGACACAGGAGCTGTCCGAGGCCAATACGAAGTTGGAGGCGTCGCTCACGCGGCAGCAGGAGCTGGACCGGCTCAAGAGCGAGTTCTTCGACAACGTCAGCCACGAGCTGCGCACGCCGCTCACGCTCATCCTGCTGACGCTGGAGGCGCTGGCGAAGCAGGCGGAGTCGCTGCCAGCGGAAGTACCTCCGCTGGTGACGAACATGGAGCGCAGCGCGCAGCGCCTGCTGCGGCTCATCAACAACCTGCTGGACCTGGCGCAACTGGAGTCGGGCAAGGCGCGCCTGCGCTACCAGCCGCTGGAGCTGTTCGGCTTCCTGAGCACGGTGGTGCCGCCGTTCCACACCATGGCGGAGCGGCAGGGCGTGACGCTGCGGCTGGAGGGCGGCACGGTGACGCCCGTCCACGTGGACCACGAGCGCATCGACATCGTCTTCCAGAACCTGCTCGGCAACGCGCTGAAGTTCACCCAGAAGGGTGGGGTGACGGTGCGCGTGCGCGAGGACGACTTGGAGGTGCACGTCGAGGTGGAGGACTCCGGCCAGGGCATCGCCCCGCAGGACATCCCCGTCATCTTCGACCGCTTCTCCCAGGCGGATAACAGCGGCACCCGGCGCTTTGGTGGCTCGGGCATCGGTCTGGCGCTGGTGAAGGAGACGCTGGAACTGCACGCCGGCGGCATCTCCGTGACGAGCGAGCTGGGGCAGGGCTCCGTCTTCCACGTGCGGCTGCCCAAGGGCTCCGCGCACATCCGCGAGGACTTGCGCGAGCGGCGTCAGGCCGTCATGCCCGTGCGCCGCGAGCGCCGAATCTCCGGGGCCTTCCCCTCGCTGGAGCCGACGGGGGCGGATGTCCTGGGCGCGGCGCCTCCTCCGGCCAGGGACCACGCGGGGCCGGGGCCCGAGGCGCCCCGCATCATGGTGGTGGAGGACGACCCGGAGATTCGGAGCTTCCTCGCCCGGCTGCTGGCCCAGCACTACCGGGTGCTGGAGGCCATCAACGGCGACGACGGGCGGCAGCGCGCGCTGCGCGAGCGGCCGGACCTCATCCTGTCGGACGTGATGATGCCCGTCATGTCCGGCCTGCAGATGCTGACCGCCCTGCGCAATGACCCGCAGACGGTGGACATCCCCGTCATCCTCCTCACCGCGCGCCAGGAGGTGGCGGCCAAGGTGGAGGGCCTGGGCACAGGGGCCAATGACTACCTGGGCAAGCCCTTCAGCCCGAACGAGCTGCTGGCGCGCATCGAAACCCAGCTGCGCCTGCGCGAGGCGGCCGTGCGCGCCGCGGAGAACGAGCGGCTGGCGGCCATCGGCCTGCTCACGTCCGGCTTCGCGCATGAGGTGCGCAACCCGCTCAACGGGCTGATGAACGCGCTGCTGCCGCTCAAGGACATGCTGACGGTTGGCACCGCCGACGTGGAGCTGAGCAAGGCCATGCTGGAGGTGGTGGAGGAGTGTGGCCAGCGCATCCGCCACCTGGCCGAATCCCTGCTCTCCTTCACGCGCACCAGCGAGTCCCCGGTGGTGCTGTCCCTGGACTCGTCGCTGGACTCCACCCTGAGCGTGCTGGCGTGGAAGGTGCCGCCGGGCGTCAAGGTGGAGCGCGCGTACCACTGCGGCGAGCCCATCCGGGGCAACCCAGGCGCCCTGAACCAGGTGTGGCTCAACCTCCTGGACAACGCCCTGCGCGCGGTGGGCGACAAGGGGCGCGTGCGCATCTCCACGGCCAACACGGCGGAGGAGGCCATCGTCACCATCGGTGATGACGGGGTGGGCATCCGCCCGGAGGACATGGAGCGGCTCTTCCAGCCCTTCTTCTCCACCCGCGCGGCGGGCGAGGGGACGGGGTTGGGGTTGGCGCTCAGCCGCCGCATCATCATCCAGCACGGAGGGAGCATCGCCCTGAGCAGTGTTCCGGGAGAGGGCACGCAGGTGGAGGTCCGCCTGCCGCTGCGCCCCGTGGCGCCTCGTGTCACGGGAGGCATGCCCGACCTCGCGTCCGAGCCGCGCGTCGGCCGCCTGGGCTGA
- a CDS encoding peptide MFS transporter: MQGTVAAGDARKGHPRGLYLLFFTEMWERMSYYGMRGLLVLFLTSKVNGGFGWSTADALSLYGTYTGLVYLTPIAGGFIADRYMGQRRAVVLGGVLMMIGHLILALPSVTMFYAGLGFLIIGNGFFKPNISTMVGGLYAPGDGRRDSAFTIFYMGINLGAVLGNFICGTLGERVGWHWGFGAAGVGMLLGLIAFVSLQSKLLGKVGLVPERMVAAAEAKPGTPEKSGFSRDEFDRILVIFIMALFVVAFWTGFEQAGGLMNLYTNAKVDRGILGWEVPTTWFQNFNSIFIVTLAPIFAGLWSWLAARGKDPSIPVKMSMGLLFLSAGFLFMLGASSESASTGKAAAWWVVMAYLLHTMGELCLSPVGLSMVTKVAPARIVSAMMGVWFLANAAANKLAGVFGGYSEKLGEFSVFLYISVGTGIAGVLLLVVSPILKRMMHGTDEVKPSAPTSEQQGGSVAAA, from the coding sequence ATGCAAGGCACCGTAGCCGCGGGTGATGCCCGCAAGGGGCACCCGCGAGGGCTGTATCTCCTGTTCTTCACTGAGATGTGGGAGCGCATGTCGTATTACGGCATGCGTGGCCTGCTCGTGCTCTTCCTCACGAGCAAGGTCAACGGAGGATTTGGCTGGTCCACCGCGGACGCACTCAGCCTCTACGGCACCTATACGGGCCTGGTGTACCTGACGCCCATCGCCGGCGGCTTCATCGCGGACCGCTACATGGGGCAGCGCCGGGCGGTGGTGCTCGGCGGCGTGTTGATGATGATAGGCCACCTCATCCTGGCCTTGCCCAGCGTGACGATGTTCTACGCGGGCCTGGGATTCCTCATCATCGGCAACGGCTTCTTCAAGCCGAACATCTCCACCATGGTGGGCGGGCTGTACGCGCCCGGTGACGGCCGCCGTGACAGCGCCTTCACCATCTTCTACATGGGCATCAACCTGGGCGCGGTGCTCGGCAACTTCATCTGCGGCACGCTGGGTGAGCGCGTGGGCTGGCACTGGGGCTTCGGCGCCGCCGGCGTGGGCATGCTCCTGGGCCTGATCGCCTTCGTGTCGCTGCAGAGCAAGCTGCTGGGGAAGGTGGGCCTGGTGCCGGAGCGGATGGTGGCCGCCGCCGAGGCGAAGCCGGGCACCCCGGAGAAGTCGGGCTTCAGCCGCGATGAGTTCGACCGCATCCTCGTCATCTTCATCATGGCGCTGTTCGTCGTCGCCTTCTGGACGGGGTTCGAGCAGGCCGGCGGTTTGATGAACCTCTACACGAACGCGAAGGTGGACCGCGGCATCCTGGGTTGGGAAGTGCCGACGACCTGGTTCCAGAACTTCAACTCCATCTTCATCGTCACGCTGGCGCCGATTTTCGCCGGCCTGTGGAGCTGGCTGGCCGCGCGCGGCAAGGACCCGAGCATCCCGGTGAAGATGAGCATGGGCCTGCTGTTCCTCTCCGCCGGCTTCCTCTTCATGCTGGGCGCCTCCAGCGAGAGCGCCTCGACGGGCAAGGCGGCGGCGTGGTGGGTGGTGATGGCCTACCTGCTGCACACCATGGGTGAGCTGTGCCTGTCGCCCGTGGGCCTGTCCATGGTGACCAAGGTGGCGCCGGCGCGCATCGTCTCCGCGATGATGGGCGTGTGGTTCCTCGCGAACGCGGCGGCCAACAAGCTGGCCGGTGTCTTCGGTGGCTACTCGGAGAAGCTGGGCGAGTTCAGCGTGTTCCTCTACATCTCCGTGGGAACGGGCATCGCTGGCGTGCTGCTGCTCGTCGTGTCGCCCATCCTCAAGCGGATGATGCACGGCACGGACGAGGTGAAGCCCTCCGCGCCCACCTCCGAGCAGCAGGGCGGCTCGGTGGCGGCGGCCTGA
- a CDS encoding methyltransferase domain-containing protein produces the protein MTYLMESAQEVHRLQAQASATSYADRLRLTGLRPGDAALDVGCGPGVITSEMLDVVGPHGCVVGIEPQAEHLAAARGLLAGRPNVELRQGALPETHLPADHFDYVWCQYVFEYLGEPGPALAELVRVVRPGGRVVVADIDGVGLWNWPFPEDLQEESQKLLAALRAARFDLHAGRKLFHLFRKAGLVDVRVHISPFYVAAGAVDARLREDWVIRFRTLRPLAEPFFGGSGPYDAFCERFLALLDDADTLKYAMVLTTEGVKR, from the coding sequence ATGACCTACCTGATGGAGTCGGCCCAGGAGGTGCACCGCCTGCAAGCGCAGGCGAGCGCCACCTCCTACGCGGACCGGCTGAGGCTCACCGGGCTGAGGCCCGGGGACGCCGCACTGGATGTGGGTTGTGGTCCCGGCGTCATCACCTCGGAGATGCTGGACGTGGTGGGGCCGCACGGCTGCGTGGTGGGCATCGAGCCGCAGGCCGAACACCTGGCGGCGGCCCGGGGGCTGCTGGCGGGCAGGCCCAATGTGGAGCTGCGTCAGGGCGCGCTGCCGGAGACACATCTGCCCGCCGACCACTTCGACTACGTCTGGTGCCAGTACGTCTTCGAGTACCTGGGAGAGCCGGGCCCCGCGCTGGCGGAGCTGGTGCGCGTGGTCCGCCCCGGTGGGCGCGTGGTGGTGGCGGACATCGACGGGGTGGGGCTGTGGAACTGGCCCTTTCCGGAGGACCTCCAGGAGGAGAGCCAGAAGCTGCTCGCCGCCCTGCGCGCGGCGCGCTTCGACCTGCACGCGGGCCGCAAGCTGTTCCACCTGTTCCGCAAGGCGGGGTTGGTGGACGTGCGCGTGCACATCTCCCCGTTCTACGTGGCGGCGGGCGCGGTGGACGCGCGGCTCCGCGAGGACTGGGTCATCCGCTTCCGGACGCTGCGCCCGCTCGCCGAGCCCTTCTTCGGGGGCTCCGGCCCCTATGACGCTTTCTGTGAACGCTTCCTCGCACTCCTGGACGACGCCGACACCCTCAAATATGCGATGGTGTTGACGACCGAAGGAGTGAAGCGTTGA